The sequence TAAATGAATAATACTTCACTAATTTTTTTGTTGATATTAGTTATATTATTGAAGTTTTGTGCTTTGTTCaacataaatattaaattattttatttgattgaTTTGTCCTAAAAGACGAATAACCCGAACTGAAACTCAGTAGAGATCAAGTCAAAGTTTGAAGTAATACGATACCTGCAACCTTCAAATCCTGGATACGCCTCCGATCACAAATATTACATAACACAcattttatgaataaaattcgATTTCACAATAAAACTACTACCAAATTGGATGAAAAGTATACagttaggggtgttcataaaaacccaaaaaagcAAACCAAATCGACCAAAAAACCCGATATTTTTAGgcttggtttgattttgattttaaattttaaaaatcgatcaaatttggtttgattttaataaaaatataaccgaaaaaaataaaccaaactGACTATAGAAGTAGCctttaaacacacacacacacacacacacacacatataatatataatgtttctaaaattttatggcacatattagtcgtttgtatttagtctagttctttgctattataataatctaattgtttgcatttacattctagtttgattgatagttttcttttgctacgtacaaaaaattattatgttaaaaataattaatttttaattaagtacttaaattattcatcactatttgattcaattatcaccaatatattttggtaaatgatagatttctaaAAGAGCAATTAGTTTAATAGTGTTACATTGAAAATGTAGTCGCCAGAATATGTATTTGGTAGTGTATgcctcatatttaagaaaaaacccgataaataacccaaaaaactaaaaaaatctaCAAAACCGAATCAATAAAAAACCAACTTAatttgtttggtttggtttggttccgaTCCGACTTATTTGTAGGGAtgtcaatggatattcgaaaaccgaCTAAATCGACCGAACCGCACcgcaccgaaccgatttttaccgtaggtttttatataaatttataaccgcaccgataattagggtagttttttattttataaaagtaaatcgaaaaaataccgaaccgtaccgaataaattttacatgtgaaaaatatatttatctagtaagtataaaaataataatgcattaaatttttctttgggccttggaattatgaaaacttttataagtcaacaagtaattaaactcaaaatactaatttctaaaacctattatgctacttctatttaaactaagttatttcaagtatttttattagcaagacacaaagtattatAGCGATTACGAGTAGCAATCTACAATGTTTTGAATATGCTTCCTTTcatatcatctttcatttttttaattcatcaccctttaaatagtaaaaatatctaAAGAGTtgtgctaagtcctataaaagaatgTATGTTATTGCATTTTACTTCTATTGatgaattttacatgatattttaaaaaataccgaaaattaaccgaaccgtactgataccgaagagaaaccgacatgattgatATGGTTTCGAAAAGTTTAATTttagttatacataatagaataactgaaaaattggtatgatacaaattttataaaataaccggccgaaccgaactATTGACACCCCTACTTATTTGGTTTGATATCTTTTTAGAGAAAAACGAATCCAAATCGAATCATTAACACCCTACAGTTATCCAAGCCCTCGAAAAAAATTTACTTCCCGATTTTAACTCAATTCCAATCGAGATTCCAGGAAAATTTAAATAGAAATTGAATATTTTAGGTCTTAATTAATTGCCATGTCGCCATTCAAAGGACGCATCGGGGCATGTGTAATAGTCAAAAAGCAGTTGTATATGTGAGTTACTTAAATGAATGACAcccattctttctttcttttctttttttgttaaagaaagaacaaaaattgCATAATTATAATGCTACCTACTGATAAGTGAATGTCCCCTTTTCCCTGTAAAAATCAACTGTTGTCATAATTTCATTTGTTATTGAGGAGATTGCACATTTACTGTAATTGTGAGTACTTCCTTAATTTGCAACACATTTTGGCTAAAATTGTCAAATTATGCATATTTGTAACACATAATATTACGACTAGTAATTAATTATTGAAATTGGCTTCTTGGGGAAAAAAATAATATTGGAAGGAGCATTAAATAAAAAGGTGTTGTTGAATGTTGATCTAGGAATTtattaaattttgtttttattttcaccTATTAAATTTGGTTTAAATGCACagcaactttgaaataaatctcAAACATAAAGTCTCACTCACGAACCAGTAGATTTATCCAATCCAAtcgaaaaagtaaaagaaagctCCTTATCCAATCTAAAACAAAAAGTCTTAGGCGGGAAAGCCAAgtaaattcaaatttcaaatcctTCCTTATCGTTCCCTTAAATTCCAACAGTacccaaaattcaaaaactaaagaAGGAAAACTGAATGCCCATGTTCAATTCGTGACAATTTCTCAATCTCAGGTATGTTTTGCCTTCcaatttttgctctttttttctttgaatttcgTTGTTTCTCTTCCAATTTTTTGCCTTCTTATTGACTAATGAATAAATagcagagatggattttgataaTATGAAAAGGAAGGAACTACAAGCCCTATGCAAGAAACATGGAATTCCTGCAAATTTAACTAACTTGGAAATGGCCAACAAACTTTCTTCAATTATTAAGGTAATGAgtatttctttttcgttttttgagttaaaatagaaattttgaGTTGTTGGTTAAATTTTTGTTATTATGGTATGGGCAGGTAAATGATGAAAAGCCCTTAACTCAAGGGCGGTCATGTTTAAAGGTTTTCGATGAGGCTGTGAATGATAGAGAGTCTGATGTTGTAAATAGGACACTAAAGAAAGTGAAGTTTAGTCCCGAGAATGAAATTTTCGAGTTCACAAAATTGGTTGAAGTGAAAAGTAGAGGGAGGAGGAAGTCAATGTTGCACAATAACAGCGTGAGTGTTAGGAGTGATGGTGTAAAGATAGGCATTTTGGATAGTCCAGTTAGGGTTACGAGGTCGCGGGGTATGAATTTGGAAGATGGTGTTAGTGAGAAAAAGGGAAGGACAAGGCGTACAAAAGATAACGTACTTTTAGTGAATGAGAGTGAGGATGAAGTTGGAATGACCAAGAGACGATCTTTGAGGAACAAAGAAGTAGTATCAGCACAGGAAAGAAGGGAGGAAAATGAGGGTGTGAATGAAGGTTTAAGGACGAGTAGAAGAGTTAAAGGTGAGATAAATGCTAACAAGAGTGCAGAAGAATTGGATAAAAGGACGAGTGAAAAAGAAATTGATAGGGCAGAGAAGAGGGACAAGAAAGTCACGTTCGCTAGTGATGATCAGATAATGGAGTGCATGAAAGCTGAAACGAAAGCCAAGGAGATGAAAAGAGGAGGGAGAAGGAAATCGATTGCTCATACTCAGACCTCGCATGTCCAAAATGAGGTAGATGCTAAAGTAAGGGACGAGGTTTTGGAGAAGCCAGCAGAACGGATAACAAGGTCTCAGAACTTGAAATCAGTTGAGGATTATGTGAGTAACAAAAGGAACCAAACGAGGGGTAACGAAGTTACTGAGAGAAATGTAAAACTGCTTTGTACAGAATTTGTTGAATCTTCAGTTGAAGCTGCCAACAATGAAGTTAAAGTAACCACAAGAAGGTCTCAGCAGAATAAAGTGGTGGAGGAGGCATCCCAAACGGCTTTGAAGAGGTCAAAAAGGCAAGCTACTAAGACGGAGGGTGCAAGATTCACAGTTGAAGCTGCCAATGATGAAGTTAAAGCAACCACAAGAAGGTCTCAGCAGAATAGGGTGGTGGAGGAGGCACCTCAAATGGCTTTGACGAGGTCAAAAAGGCTACATAATAAGGTGGAGGGTGCAAGGTTGACTGATGATATTTCTAAAGATAAGATGGTTACTAGGGACAGGACTAGAAATCAGTCTAACTTGGTTGTAGAAGCTTCGACATCAGAAGTGGTTCCTCAACTTGATGAACAGGTAGAAGTTCCTCTTAGAAGAAGCGATAGGCGCAAATCTGTTTTTCCTTTGGAGAAATTGAGAAGTGATGAGGCTGTGGCTGTAAAGGAGAAAAGAAACTTAAACGTTAAGGATGACGAGATGGAGAATAAAGGTAAAAAAGACGAACCCCTGAGGGCATTGAAGCGGTCAAAAAGGCTTGCTACACAAGTGGAAGACTCAGTATTGGCGAAAGATGATATTGCTGAAAATAAAGTGGTTGATAGAGGCATGACAGCAAGAAACCAATCTAACTTGAAAAGAAACGTTTCTTCAGTGGAGACTCGGTGTAAAACGGACAGGCCAACTGATTCTCAAGGGACAGTTGAAGTGGGTATCACACTTGAAGAACCGGGAGAAGCTCCTGTCAAAAGAAGTAATCGACGCAAATCTGTTGTTTCTTCTTTGGAGAAATTAAGAACTGATGAAGTTGCAGCTGCAAAGGACAAAAGAAATTTAGATGCTAATGATGACAACGTAAGGGTTAAAAGTACAAAAGATGAACCCCAGAAGGCATTGAAGAGATCAAAAGGGCTTGCGCAACAAGTCGAAGATTCTGTACCGGCTAAAGATGATATTGCtgaaaataaagtagaagagagGAGACGCTCTGGAAGGAGTGCTGCTAAAGCCCATGTAGACACCAAGATATTGGACGGTTCAGTGCAAGAAGAAATTGCAGTGGTAAAAGAAGAGAGGAGACGTTCTGAAAGGAGTGCTTCTAAAGCCTATGTAGACACCAAGATATTGGACAGTTCAGTGCAAGAAGAAGTTGCAGTggtaaaagaagagaagagacgTTCTGAAAGGAGTGCAGCTAAAGACAGTCTAGTCACCAAGATATTGGACAGTTCAGTGCAAGAAGAAATTGCTGTGGTAAAAGAAGAGAGGAGACGTTCTGAAAGGAGTGCTGCTAAAGCCAATGTAGTCACCGAGACATTGGATAGTTCAGCGCAGAAAGAAAAACCCGTGGTAAAAGAAGAGAGGAGATGTTCTGGAAGGACTGCTGCTAGTCTCACTCTTGTAACAGTTTCAGATGAAAAGAAGGAAAGTGGTGAGAATAAACTGACAAAGAGAAACTGCACCCCTGTTCCAGAAAAAAGATCTACCAAGAACAAGTTCGCCCTGCTAGATTTAGATTCTCTGAAACAGTCCACAAGTAGAGCAAAAACAAATGTGGAGGCAGCAGCAGTTGATGAAAAGACTATTACTGCTGGAAAGAAGCAGCAGGGTCAACAAAAAAGATCAAATTTGGAAGTAGAAGCTCCTACATCTGAGGACATGGAAATAGTCAGAGAGTCAGACAGTAAAGAGTGTGATATCTCAGGGTCAGAAGGTGCTACGAGCTTCTTAAAATCAGGATTGAATGAGCTTGAAGCTGTTAAAAATGATGTTAATATGGTTTTCGCTGGAAGCAAGGATGAAGCAGTTGCTGACTCGAACACACTAGCTGAAAATCTGAAGGAGAAAGGACCACTTGTAGATGCAAATGCTTCTCCGTCTGAAAATAACTCCACATTTAAATGCCCTCCATTCAGCGATCCATTCAGCTCCAATGGTAGTGTATCTGAACCTTAGTTAATATTATGCATTTTCTTGTGAAGAATGCTAATTCATTCTTTTGTGTTTTGCAGCTAGACCCGATGAGAAAGTAGTTGATGAACTTTTGCAGTCTGACCATGAAGCGCCTCCAAGCAAAGGCCTATGTCCTAGTTCTGTTTTGGCTGATGATGCAATTCCAAAGGACATAACTTCTGACAAGCAGGAGCATGGTGCAATTGCAGCAGATGATGCAGAAGAATTTGATACTGAATTATCTAATGAAGTTATTGATAACTCTTCACTACACCATAGTGATAACATGGAAGAGAACCTTGAGTCTGGCCTTAAAGAACAATCAGAGACTGGATGTATTGTTGATGAAGGAGTAACTTATGGTGAACAGGAGCCTGCAAGCAATTTGGCTGATGATGCAGTTCCAAATGATTCAACTCTTGACAAAAAGGAGCATGGTGCAATTGCAGCGGATAATGCAGATGAATTTGGCACAGGATTATCTAATGAAGTTCTTGATAACTATTCACTAAACCAGAGTGATAATATGGAGGACAACCTTGAGTCTGGTTTCAAAAAACAATCAGAGACTGGATTTATTGTTACTGAAGGAATAGCTTCTGGTGAACAGGAGCTAACTGTAACGAACTATGCCAGAGAGTTTGATGCGGGGTTGTCTAGTAATGTCTCATTGGCCAGTGTAGGTGCTTTCAATCTGAGCAATGAGATGGAAGTTAAAAATTCTGAATCTGGTCCTCCCATGGAAAAAGCAGAAACTGGATTTATTGCTAAATGTGATGGAGATGCACCTACCTTCACAACTCAAGGTGAATTACATGCAGAAGGATTTGCAAAGTTGGAGGAGGCTACTAAGGAATTCTTGCCAATATCTCAACCTGATAATGATGGTATGCTTTGTTAATGTTTGGTTATGAATGTTTCTACCTATTCTTTGCATTTCACTAGCTGTTGACTCAACGTTTGAATGTAGCAGCAGGCCTTTCTAGTGCCGTCACTTTTGAGAAATCTTGTGATCATGGAAAGCAATCAACGTTCAGGCCCAGGAACAGTCTTGATTGTGGTATCCAAACTTCTTCGGAGCTAGCTAAATATAATGAAGGTGAGTACTTGGATGATCAGGAAAACGAACTGGATGAGGGTGTGAGATCCATAGAGTTCGAGGCTACTGAAGGACAAGAAGAGATTATTGATGATGAGCAGCTCAGAAACAGCAATGACAATGAAGACGGGTACTTGGAAGATCAGGAAAATGGACCTGATGAGGGTGCGAGATCCATAGAGTTCGAGGCTACTGAAGGACAAGAAGAGATTATTGATGATGAGCAGCTCAGAAACAGCAATGACAATGAAGACGGGTACTTGGAAGATCAGGAAAATGGACCTGATGAGGGTGTGAGATCCATAGAGTTCGAGGCTGCTGAAGGACAAGAAGACATTATAGATGATGAGCAGCTCAGAAACAGCAATGATCATGAAGACGGGTGCTTGGAAGATCAGTATAATGAACCTGATCAAGGTATGCAGCAGCTTGGACACAGCAATGACAGTGGAGGCTCAGTTGAGGCGGTTGCTTCCGAGAAAACCGTCTCAAGTCCAATAAAAGCAGTTCTAGATTTTCAAGGTAGGTAGTATTTTCTCATCTCATACTGGTCATAGGAATTTCATACGTATTACATTGTGATGCTCTGTTGAAACATAGTAGTATTTTCCCTTTAAGCAAGAGCGACTGTTATGCTCTTCATAATGATTAAACTTTGCAGTTAAGTAATCGAATCTATCCTTTCCTTTTCTCCAATTTGCTTTTGAACTATTGTCATTGACATCTCTTTTAGTTGCAGAAACTGCTGTTGTTGGTGATGACATCGCATTAGAGGACAGTGATGAAGAGAAGCAAGGTAGTTATGATGCTTACTTACCTTCTTGTTCTCTTTAATTTGCTCATTTCTATACCTTCTGTTGCAACAGGTGAAGAACTTAAAGTTTTGTTTGCCACTCCTTGTGATGTTTCACattctaaagaagaatcaaaagcTTCTTTGGAAGGTGATTCAAGgttgaaagaaaataaagttacTTTGGATAAAAAGGTCAACAATAGGGAATTTGATGAGAATCTCAACAGAAGGGGGCAAGGTTAGCTTCAGAATGCTTCTTTTTACATGTGTCATTTGTGTAATTTATTGCTGTAATTCACTTTTAATTCCCGCATTTTGCTATGTGATTTTATGCAGCTTCTTCCGTCAGTGGTAATGATAACTCAAGTCTTCAAAGTTCTGTCCATTGTGATGAACATGGCCAAGGTTAGTCCTGGACTTCTTCTTCCCTAAAGATTATATGTTACTTACAGCTTGATTTTACTATATGTTACAGgagaaattttgaaaagtttgttTGCCACACCATTTGGTGGTGGAAGCAACAAGGTAGAAATAGCAACTTCTATCGAGTTGAATGAGACAAGCAGTCAATACACGCACAGTGGCCATGCAAATGAGAACAGTTAGTTTTTCTTCCTTAATATGATTTCCAAGCCATTTTATTACTTGATTTATGTTCTTTTATGAAGCCCTATTTTGAAATTTAGGTTGTTGAGAACAAGCCAGTTAATGTCATTGCCAATTTGCCTGCAGTTCTTTTTAAATCATCATTCACCATATTCATTAATCACTTTGTAAGTATCTTTTGACATGCAGCTTTTCCCTCTGCAGGCAATGGCTTGACACAATCTGTAACTCCTTTAAAAGACACATCTAATGACGAAGAAGGTATTTCTAAACTCATTTCCTGGTTATGTAAAATTTCATAAAGCATGTCTAACTCATTAACTTGATGCAGCCGGAGAAGAGCTAAAACGTTTGTGTGCTACGCCTTTATTTGTTTCACGATCCATTGGAGGCGAATCTTACCATTTTCAAAGCCAATTGAGTGGAGAAGCAATGACCATGGAAGAAGGACTCGGCTCCAGTGGAAAAAGAAATCCAAGTGTACCTGTCGGTGGATTGATTGAGGACGAGCAAGGTTGGTTCTGAAATCCCTTTCTTTTGATATGATCTTTTGGAAAAACCAGTTTCTGTTTGCCCTCTGGATTTTCTTGGTTGTTCTTCACTTTCTTTTTTGTTCTCTTTGGTTTCTAACATTTGCTTAGAGATGTCCATTGTAACAGGGGAACACCTAAAGAATCTATCTGCCTCACCAATCTCTGTGAAAAGCACTAATGAAGAGACTACTTCTACCAAAGGAAAGTATAGTCAGAGTCATGAAATGGAAACTTTTTGTAGCAGTGGATTAGAAAGAAATGTCGGTGAATGTGAAGATGGACTTGCTGGAGTCGACCAAGGTAGTAAATTATCCCCATTAACCATAATGTATTTAATTGCAGTTTGTGTTTGTGTTAGCTTCTTGTACTAACACCGAAGGCTTATTTTTCTTATAGCTCGTGAAATCTCACATATTGCTGCTTTCAACTATGATGATGGAAGTGAACAAGGTTAGTTCCGAAGTATCTCTCCTCCTATCATCTTCTGTTTGCTGCTTGATTGTGCATATTTAATAGCTTGAATTCCTGATGCACAGAAGATCAACTGAAAATGCCGTTTGCTTCACTCATCAATACCCAGACTCTGAATCAAATGGATGGAACATCAAGAAAGACAGAAGAGCTTTCTACTCAAGGGCTCTCCCATAACACAGGTTTAGCAGTTGCAAATCCAAGTGCTGTGGATCTGTCAGAGTCTGACAGCATACATTCTAAACAATCGGAAGACAATATTACAGAGTCTGAGTGCATTAAAGGATCCAGTTCTCTTGAAGAAGAGAACAACGAAGGTCAGGGTAATATGCTGTCTGCAACATCAGCTAAAAGCATGACTCCATTACGGAAAGATGAGCTTTCATCTCAAGAACCTAAGACAGCAGATGTTGCAATGTCGGGAGAAATGGTTAGAGACCAAGGGATGAATACAAGACCTGAGAGCAGGTTTCAGGAAATGGTTGACATAGAGGAACACGGAACTGATGAAATAGTGGCTGACAGGGATTTGTTGCTAAGAGATACCTCTAAAGCTCTGGAAGAAGACGTTGATGTTGAAATTGCAAACCAAAGCACTTTTGCTGTTATTTCAGAGCCTATATTCAACGATGCTGATTTTTCTGAAGAGCAAATGCTGGAGATTAATAAGAGTAGTCCTGAGTCCAGCAAACCATCTGATGATGTCTACAATGAAGAGAATACTGAAGATCACTTGAAACTGCTGTTTGCTACACCAATCAAAGGAACAAGTCCGTCCAGATTGAGTGAAGCTTCTACTTGTCAACTGAAGACAGCAATGATTACAATTGCTTCTGAAATGGTTGGTAGGGAGCCTAAGTGCAAAGGGTTTGAATTTTCTGGAGAGCCAGTAACTGTGGAGATCATTGATGGAAGCTGTGAGAGTAGAAAAGGATCTCGCTTACTCAAGGAGAATGAAGAACAGGTCAAACGAGGGGCTTTGTTTGCTACACCATCCAAAAGCGCAAGTCCGCTTCAATTGGAGGAAAGTTTTGGTTGCCTATTGGATACAACAGAATTAGCTCTCTCGACTAAAGGCATTGATAGCAAGGCTAGGAACAAAAGTCTAGGCTGTCCTTTAAGAACCATGGAAGCAAAAGAAAGTTGTGAGCCTTCTAAAGACAGTGAAGCATTGGAGCACATTGAAAGTTCTCTTCAGGAGCCCGAAATTGAGGAAGCAGTGGCTGGCAAGGATTTGTTGCTAATAGATACCTCTGAATATCCGGAAGAGAATATTTATGTTGAAATTGCAAACAAAAACACTTCAGCTGTTATTTCAGAGCCTGCATGCGACGATCTTGAATTTTCTGAACAGCAAATGGTGCTGGAGACCCATAAGAGCAGTCCTGAGTCAATCAAACAGTCTGACGCTGTCAATGAAGAGAATAGTGAAGATCACTTGAAACTGCTGTTTGCCACACCAAACAAAGGAACAAGTCCTTCCGGTCCCGAGTCCTTCAAACCATATGATGCCATCAATGAAGAGAATAGTGATGATCACTTGAAACTGCTGTTTGCTACCCCAATCAAAGGAACAAGTCCTTCCAAATTGGATGAACATTTTACTTGTCAATTGAAGACAGCAA is a genomic window of Nicotiana tabacum cultivar K326 chromosome 16, ASM71507v2, whole genome shotgun sequence containing:
- the LOC107832317 gene encoding uncharacterized protein LOC107832317 isoform X2; this translates as MDFDNMKRKELQALCKKHGIPANLTNLEMANKLSSIIKVNDEKPLTQGRSCLKVFDEAVNDRESDVVNRTLKKVKFSPENEIFEFTKLVEVKSRGRRKSMLHNNSVSVRSDGVKIGILDSPVRVTRSRGMNLEDGVSEKKGRTRRTKDNVLLVNESEDEVGMTKRRSLRNKEVVSAQERREENEGVNEGLRTSRRVKGEINANKSAEELDKRTSEKEIDRAEKRDKKVTFASDDQIMECMKAETKAKEMKRGGRRKSIAHTQTSHVQNEVDAKVRDEVLEKPAERITRSQNLKSVEDYVSNKRNQTRGNEVTERNVKLLCTEFVESSVEAANNEVKVTTRRSQQNKVVEEASQTALKRSKRQATKTEGARFTVEAANDEVKATTRRSQQNRVVEEAPQMALTRSKRLHNKVEGARLTDDISKDKMVTRDRTRNQSNLVVEASTSEVVPQLDEQVEVPLRRSDRRKSVFPLEKLRSDEAVAVKEKRNLNVKDDEMENKGKKDEPLRALKRSKRLATQVEDSVLAKDDIAENKVVDRGMTARNQSNLKRNVSSVETRCKTDRPTDSQGTVEVGITLEEPGEAPVKRSNRRKSVVSSLEKLRTDEVAAAKDKRNLDANDDNVRVKSTKDEPQKALKRSKGLAQQVEDSVPAKDDIAENKVEERRRSGRSAAKAHVDTKILDGSVQEEIAVVKEERRRSERSASKAYVDTKILDSSVQEEVAVVKEEKRRSERSAAKDSLVTKILDSSVQEEIAVVKEERRRSERSAAKANVVTETLDSSAQKEKPVVKEERRCSGRTAASLTLVTVSDEKKESGENKLTKRNCTPVPEKRSTKNKFALLDLDSLKQSTSRAKTNVEAAAVDEKTITAGKKQQGQQKRSNLEVEAPTSEDMEIVRESDSKECDISGSEGATSFLKSGLNELEAVKNDVNMVFAGSKDEAVADSNTLAENLKEKGPLVDANASPSENNSTFKCPPFSDPFSSNARPDEKVVDELLQSDHEAPPSKGLCPSSVLADDAIPKDITSDKQEHGAIAADDAEEFDTELSNEVIDNSSLHHSDNMEENLESGLKEQSETGCIVDEGVTYGEQEPASNLADDAVPNDSTLDKKEHGAIAADNADEFGTGLSNEVLDNYSLNQSDNMEDNLESGFKKQSETGFIVTEGIASGEQELTVTNYAREFDAGLSSNVSLASVGAFNLSNEMEVKNSESGPPMEKAETGFIAKCDGDAPTFTTQGELHAEGFAKLEEATKEFLPISQPDNDAGLSSAVTFEKSCDHGKQSTFRPRNSLDCGIQTSSELAKYNEGEYLDDQENELDEGVRSIEFEATEGQEEIIDDEQLRNSNDNEDGYLEDQENGPDEGARSIEFEATEGQEEIIDDEQLRNSNDNEDGYLEDQENGPDEGVRSIEFEAAEGQEDIIDDEQLRNSNDHEDGCLEDQYNEPDQGMQQLGHSNDSGGSVEAVASEKTVSSPIKAVLDFQVAETAVVGDDIALEDSDEEKQGEELKVLFATPCDVSHSKEESKASLEGDSRLKENKVTLDKKVNNREFDENLNRRGQASSVSGNDNSSLQSSVHCDEHGQGEILKSLFATPFGGGSNKVEIATSIELNETSSQYTHSGHANENTFPSAGNGLTQSVTPLKDTSNDEEAGEELKRLCATPLFVSRSIGGESYHFQSQLSGEAMTMEEGLGSSGKRNPSVPVGGLIEDEQEMSIVTGEHLKNLSASPISVKSTNEETTSTKGKYSQSHEMETFCSSGLERNVGECEDGLAGVDQAREISHIAAFNYDDGSEQEDQLKMPFASLINTQTLNQMDGTSRKTEELSTQGLSHNTGLAVANPSAVDLSESDSIHSKQSEDNITESECIKGSSSLEEENNEGQGNMLSATSAKSMTPLRKDELSSQEPKTADVAMSGEMVRDQGMNTRPESRFQEMVDIEEHGTDEIVADRDLLLRDTSKALEEDVDVEIANQSTFAVISEPIFNDADFSEEQMLEINKSSPESSKPSDDVYNEENTEDHLKLLFATPIKGTSPSRLSEASTCQLKTAMITIASEMVGREPKCKGFEFSGEPVTVEIIDGSCESRKGSRLLKENEEQVKRGALFATPSKSASPLQLEESFGCLLDTTELALSTKGIDSKARNKSLGCPLRTMEAKESCEPSKDSEALEHIESSLQEPEIEEAVAGKDLLLIDTSEYPEENIYVEIANKNTSAVISEPACDDLEFSEQQMVLETHKSSPESIKQSDAVNEENSEDHLKLLFATPNKGTSPSGPESFKPYDAINEENSDDHLKLLFATPIKGTSPSKLDEHFTCQLKTAMIATASEMVGKEPRRKGPEFSGEPLTVEIVTGGSSSTKGSCLFKENEEQFKGGPLIATPSKGTSPLQLEESPCCEEDIFKDMDGGKFLSSQEQSFAQYEDRQLLNEMIDDTGEATLNWFQTNDGSVLRETELETQKENDSVPQFELLHEKGEVTEEDALAEGQAHDRQMTSQESPEDEAAKGGSVSDAVCQQPNMLLSDIETENIPQESLRKTDGTSISAESGILDFDAESTTLRSQEKVIITLEETRGDEEQNLEVRNTSNAFQYNTPNNDEDANEISIVWPADKQFHFPEHNVIENVASTRELTASTNECQYDFKEVDLAVQRDRLTVFESNESTSMNVKDSVLTTQMDLPGILCEEALSESDQGKSCEANQQDEFSFDKKEHETTESVVSPSYKSRANISFIEEGFAGEDTLMSEKKIPWLKRKNHLPQQV